In Lotus japonicus ecotype B-129 chromosome 5, LjGifu_v1.2, one genomic interval encodes:
- the LOC130717732 gene encoding calcium-dependent protein kinase 26-like isoform X1 encodes MAVAGNSSGEPSTSYTCYKEARLTETILDTKQTSNLKDRYVLGEQLGWGQFGVIRVCSDKLTGEVFACKSIAKDRLVTSDDMQSVKLEIEIMAKLSGHPNVVDLKAVYEEEHHVHLVMELCAGGELFHLLEKQGRFSEYEGKILFRHLMQMVSYCHENGVVHRDLKPENILLVTRSSSSPIKLADFGLATYIKPAGQSLHGLVGSPFYIAPEVLRGAYNQAADIWSAGVILYILLSGMPPFWGKTKSRIFEAVKAADLRFPSEPWDHISESAKDLIRGMLCTEPSLRLTAQEVLNHCWMESNQTNTEQLSDYKIESCEEWDVGGNSFSASFMSRKQDISFGAGSPTCDAHSPTFTCKSSFSSIFVEPVTPFSVSGGFSFLSSGGSIDLEFSSPLPSMPSFAFLSPRSVVEQENCILDVSTNTLEGNTIAGDSRLCVVHNVKEMGLEPVEAKRVCGANGNRALGFHSKRNRTIGLGESEQLDLGVTESVIRWLSCTQLPTSPRSSLVF; translated from the exons ATGGCTGTTGCTGGCAACAGCAGTGGCGAACCTTCAACTTCATACACTTGTTACAAAGAAGCAAGGTTGACTGAAACCATATTAGACACGAAACAAACTTCTAATTTAAAAGATCGGTATGTTCTTGGGGAGCAGCTGGGTTGGGGGCAGTTTGGTGTCATAAGAGTATGTTCTGACAAACTGACCGGAGAGGTCTTCGCGTGCAAATCAATTGCTAAAGATAGGTTGGTTACTTCGGATGATATGCAGAGTGTTAAACTTGAGATTGAGATAATGGCCAAGTTATCCGGGCACCCAAATGTTGTAGATCTCAAGGCTGTTTATGAAGAGGAACATCATGTTCATTTGGTGATGGAGCTTTGTGCTGGAGGAGAGCTATTTCACCTGTTAGAGAAGCAAGGAAGGTTTTCTGAATATGAAGGCAAGATTCTCTTTAGGCATCTCATGCAGATGGTTTCGTATTGTCATGAAAATGGGGTTGTTCATAGAGATTTGAAGCCTGAGAACATTCTCTTAGTTACTAGATCCTCCTCATCTCCAATTAAACTGGCAGACTTTGGGCTTGCAACCTACATCAAGCCTG CAGGACAGAGTTTGCATGGATTAGTTGGgagtccattttatatagcTCCAGAGGTACTGAGAGGTGCATATAACCAGGCTGCTGATATTTGGAGTGCAGGGGTTATTCTTTACATTCTACTGAGTGGGATGCCTCCATTTTGGGGAAAGACAAAGTCACGAATTTTTGAAGCTGTCAAGGCTGCTGATTTGAGGTTCCCGTCTGAACCTTGGGATCACATTAGTGAATCTGCTAAGGATTTGATTAGGGGAATGCTCTGCACAGAACCTTCTCTAAGGCTAACTGCTCAGGAGGTCTTGA ACCATTGCTGGATGGAAAGCAATCAAACAAATACTGAACAACTAAGTGACTATAAAATTGAAAGTTGTGAAGAGTGGGATGTTGGTGGCAACTCATTCTCTGCCTCGTTTATGTCCAGGAAACAGGACATCAGCTTTGGTGCTGGCTCACCTACATGTGATGCCCATTCACCTACATTCACATGcaaatcttcattttcttccattttcgTGGAACCAGTGACGCCTTTCTCTGTTTCTGGTGGGTTTTCATTTCTGAGCTCAGGGGGTTCCATTGATTTGGAATTTTCTTCTCCTTTACCCTCAATGCCTAGCTTTGCATTTCTCAGCCCCAGGTCTGTTGTTGAGCAAGAGAATTGTATATTAGATGTCTCAACAAACACGTTAGAAGGAAATACAATTGCTGGAG ATTCTCGCCTTTGCGTTGTACACAATGTCAAAGAAATGGGACTTGAGCCTGTAGAGGCTAAAAGGGTATGTGGAGCAAATGGTAATAGAGCATTGGGATTCCACAGCAAGAGAAACCGGACTATTGGACTTGGTGAGAGTGAGCAACTTGATCTTGGGGTGACTGAATCAGTTATCCGTTGGTTATCATGCACACAGCTTCCTACATCACCAAGATCATCTCTTGTCTTTTGA
- the LOC130717732 gene encoding calcium-dependent protein kinase 26-like isoform X2, translating into MAVAGNSSGEPSTSYTCYKEARLTETILDTKQTSNLKDRYVLGEQLGWGQFGVIRVCSDKLTGEVFACKSIAKDRLVTSDDMQSVKLEIEIMAKLSGHPNVVDLKAVYEEEHHVHLVMELCAGGELFHLLEKQGRFSEYEGKILFRHLMQMVSYCHENGVVHRDLKPENILLVTRSSSSPIKLADFGLATYIKPGQSLHGLVGSPFYIAPEVLRGAYNQAADIWSAGVILYILLSGMPPFWGKTKSRIFEAVKAADLRFPSEPWDHISESAKDLIRGMLCTEPSLRLTAQEVLNHCWMESNQTNTEQLSDYKIESCEEWDVGGNSFSASFMSRKQDISFGAGSPTCDAHSPTFTCKSSFSSIFVEPVTPFSVSGGFSFLSSGGSIDLEFSSPLPSMPSFAFLSPRSVVEQENCILDVSTNTLEGNTIAGDSRLCVVHNVKEMGLEPVEAKRVCGANGNRALGFHSKRNRTIGLGESEQLDLGVTESVIRWLSCTQLPTSPRSSLVF; encoded by the exons ATGGCTGTTGCTGGCAACAGCAGTGGCGAACCTTCAACTTCATACACTTGTTACAAAGAAGCAAGGTTGACTGAAACCATATTAGACACGAAACAAACTTCTAATTTAAAAGATCGGTATGTTCTTGGGGAGCAGCTGGGTTGGGGGCAGTTTGGTGTCATAAGAGTATGTTCTGACAAACTGACCGGAGAGGTCTTCGCGTGCAAATCAATTGCTAAAGATAGGTTGGTTACTTCGGATGATATGCAGAGTGTTAAACTTGAGATTGAGATAATGGCCAAGTTATCCGGGCACCCAAATGTTGTAGATCTCAAGGCTGTTTATGAAGAGGAACATCATGTTCATTTGGTGATGGAGCTTTGTGCTGGAGGAGAGCTATTTCACCTGTTAGAGAAGCAAGGAAGGTTTTCTGAATATGAAGGCAAGATTCTCTTTAGGCATCTCATGCAGATGGTTTCGTATTGTCATGAAAATGGGGTTGTTCATAGAGATTTGAAGCCTGAGAACATTCTCTTAGTTACTAGATCCTCCTCATCTCCAATTAAACTGGCAGACTTTGGGCTTGCAACCTACATCAAGCCTG GACAGAGTTTGCATGGATTAGTTGGgagtccattttatatagcTCCAGAGGTACTGAGAGGTGCATATAACCAGGCTGCTGATATTTGGAGTGCAGGGGTTATTCTTTACATTCTACTGAGTGGGATGCCTCCATTTTGGGGAAAGACAAAGTCACGAATTTTTGAAGCTGTCAAGGCTGCTGATTTGAGGTTCCCGTCTGAACCTTGGGATCACATTAGTGAATCTGCTAAGGATTTGATTAGGGGAATGCTCTGCACAGAACCTTCTCTAAGGCTAACTGCTCAGGAGGTCTTGA ACCATTGCTGGATGGAAAGCAATCAAACAAATACTGAACAACTAAGTGACTATAAAATTGAAAGTTGTGAAGAGTGGGATGTTGGTGGCAACTCATTCTCTGCCTCGTTTATGTCCAGGAAACAGGACATCAGCTTTGGTGCTGGCTCACCTACATGTGATGCCCATTCACCTACATTCACATGcaaatcttcattttcttccattttcgTGGAACCAGTGACGCCTTTCTCTGTTTCTGGTGGGTTTTCATTTCTGAGCTCAGGGGGTTCCATTGATTTGGAATTTTCTTCTCCTTTACCCTCAATGCCTAGCTTTGCATTTCTCAGCCCCAGGTCTGTTGTTGAGCAAGAGAATTGTATATTAGATGTCTCAACAAACACGTTAGAAGGAAATACAATTGCTGGAG ATTCTCGCCTTTGCGTTGTACACAATGTCAAAGAAATGGGACTTGAGCCTGTAGAGGCTAAAAGGGTATGTGGAGCAAATGGTAATAGAGCATTGGGATTCCACAGCAAGAGAAACCGGACTATTGGACTTGGTGAGAGTGAGCAACTTGATCTTGGGGTGACTGAATCAGTTATCCGTTGGTTATCATGCACACAGCTTCCTACATCACCAAGATCATCTCTTGTCTTTTGA
- the LOC130718072 gene encoding uncharacterized protein LOC130718072, translating into MGFSTATRKSRTDSASWFCAMVLLGIILLGSIKESTSNTSDGDEVRGNNLRDRACDEIYVVGEGETLNTISDKCGDPFIVERNPHIHDPDDVFPGLVIRIITPMVNNRKLLKR; encoded by the coding sequence ATGGGTTTCTCTACTGCAACAAGAAAGAGCAGAACAGATTCAGCATCATGGTTCTGTGCCATGGTGTTGTTGGGAATTATACTATTGGGTTCCATAAAGGAAAGCACAAGTAATACTTCTGATGGTGATGAAGTGAGAGGGAACAACCTCCGTGACAGGGCGTGCGATGAGATATACGTGGTGGGAGAAGGAGAGACCCTGAACACCATCAGTGACAAGTGCGGCGACCCCTTTATCGTGGAGCGGAACCCACATATTCATGACCCAGATGATGTCTTCCCTGGCCTTGTCATCAGAATTATCACCCCCATGGTCAATAATCGGAAGTTGTTGAAGAGGTAG